A window of the Hypomesus transpacificus isolate Combined female chromosome 22, fHypTra1, whole genome shotgun sequence genome harbors these coding sequences:
- the pdcd4a gene encoding programmed cell death protein 4a codes for MATEVETWATAQQHDGVFAFDSDLGGTDHFYGDEDEGLIEAEVNGNWTPQEKALHKARLEAKAKRRLRKSSSRNSTSDSLSESLSGELAGGDPHSPKGKVNANDRKSRAGKGRGLPKKGGAGGKGVWGAAGMVYEDEEPDARDPNYDESKQGDTVYAKVVPVLDEKELEKTVNPIVQEYFEHGDTKEVQMLLKGLNLGHNKYEFSSLALSLSLEGKASHRELTSRLLSDLAGKVLSQGDMARAFDKTLRELPDLILDTPEAPQMLGQFIARAIADHALPMAFLDRYKGKVDCDYARAALDRAAVLLSMKREMVRLDNVWGVGGGLRPVKHLVKEMNLLLKEYLVSGEVSEAEHCLRDLEVPHFHHELVYEAVVMVLESKGDKAIQMMVKLLQSFWKSGLITLDQMNRGFQRVYDELPEINLDVPHAHGIMEALVDLSYQESVITKQLRDACPSRGRKRFVSEGDGGLIKQ; via the exons ATGGCGACCGAAGTGGAGACATGGGCCACCGCTCAACAGCACGACG gaGTGTTCGCCTTTGACAGCGACCTGGGAGGGACTGACCATTTCTATGGCGATGAGGACGAGGGCCTGATCGAGGCGGAGGTGAACGGCAACTGGACCCCGCAGGAGAAGGCGTTGCACAAGGCGCGTCTTGAGGCCAAAGCCAAGAGGCGTCTGCGCAAGTCCTCGTCACGCAACTCCACCAGCGACTCGCTCTCCGAGTCCCTGTCCGGGGAGCTGGCTGGGGGCGACCCACACAGCCCCAAGGGCAAGGTCAATGCCAACGACCGCAAGTCGCGGGCAGGCAAAGGCAGAGGCCTGCCCAAGAAAG GTGGTGCGGGTGGTAAAGGGGTGTGGGGAGCGGCAGGAATGGTCTACGAAGACGAGGAGCCGGACGCGAGGGACCCCAACTACGACGAGTccaaacag GGAGACACGGTGTATGCAAAAGTGGTACCAGTACTGGAcgagaaggagctggagaagacCGTCAACCCAATCGTCCAGGAGTACTTTGAACACGGAGACACAAAAGAGGTCCAG ATGCTGCTGAAAGGACTGAACCTGGGCCACAACAAGTATGAGTTCTCTTCCCTggccctgtccctgtctctggagggcaaGGCCAGCCACCGGGAGCTCACCTCCAGGCTGCTGTCCGACCTGGCGGGTAAAGTGCTGTCCCAGGGGGACATGGCCCGGGCCTTCGACAAGACGCTCCGCGAACTACCGGACCTCATCCTGGACACCCCTGAGGCCCCACAG ATGCTGGGTCAGTTTATCGCCAGAGCCATAGCAGACCACGCCCTCCCCATGGCCTTCCTGGACCGCTACAAGGGAAAGGTGGACTGTGACTATGCCAG GGCAGCGCTCGACCGTGCGGCCGTGCTCCTCTCCATGAAGAGGGAGATGGTGCGGCTCGACAACGTGTGGGGTGTGGGCGGAGGCCTCAGACCTGTCAAACACCTCGTCAAAGAG ATGAACCTGCTGTTGAAGGAATACCTGGTGTCAGGGGAAGTGTCTGAGGCAGAGCACTGTCTGAGAGACCTGGAAGTTCCTCACTTCCACCACGAACTGGTCTATGAG GCAGTGGTCATGGTGCTGGAGTCCAAAGGGGACAAAGCCATTCAGATGATGGTGAAGCTGCTCCAGTCCTTCTGGAAGTCTGGACTTATTACTCTGGACCAGATGAACCGG GGTTTCCAGCGCGTGTATGATGAGCTTCCAGAGATCAACCTGGACGTCCCCCATGCCCATGGCATCATGGAGGCTCTGGTGGACCTGAGCTACCAGGAATCAGTCATCACTAAACAGCTAAGAGACGCATGTCCCTCCAG ggggcgcaAGCGGTTTGTGAGCGAGGGAGACGGTGGACTGATCAAGCAgtag